DNA from Gadus chalcogrammus isolate NIFS_2021 chromosome 11, NIFS_Gcha_1.0, whole genome shotgun sequence:
GACAGCTGTGGCCTGGGGTCATGATCATCACGGCAGGATGACAGCAGCGCCTTTCCACTAATTGCTTCCGTTTTGTCCCTTCTCTGCAGTGCTGCTGgactcctcctcgtctctcctttTCTCGCTACTATTGGCTCAGCTGCCCGTGTTCTCGTCGGCCTCTCCGGTCCAGCAACGGAAGCTCCAGCCCCAAGATCTTGATAGATTGTCCAATCAGACCAAAAATCTACTGAAACTCACGCAAGACCTGCTGGTAAGTAGCCGTGATGTCACGGTGAGGGCTAATTGTTGCTGTTGGTCGGGGACTAACAAGATCACTCATTGAGGCTAATCGAAGAGGAAGTGTGGAGTGTGGAGGATGATGCTGGAGACTGGTGCATCAGTCCACCTTGATTGTTATTAGTGTTGCCTGTTGGAAAATGTCAGCTTTACAATTCCCCAAATAGTTTTTTTTGCATCATGCTGTGGTACAAGAGAGAGCGTTGCTGAGAGCGCTGCCTGCTTCTTATTAAGCAGATTTCAGTGACGAGGGCACAGCACAGCAGAGCCGAAGGCTACCTTCGAGATGTGATCAGAGCAGCAGAGGCTAAGGAGGGTGATCTCACGTTTAATCCTCACGGGATACAAGAGAGGACAAATTATTTGAGGCTTACTCAGCACCTCCTGGTCATGAAACTGACCTCATTGGTTCAAATCGAATTATAGACCTAATGGGCATTCAATTGGGGTACACCCTAACACTTGGGTTGTATATGTAAAAACTATTAGTTGTTATTGATTCAAGCAGAAAAGTATTTCATGTTAGTGGATAATAGACCAACAAGGCAAAGGAGGCATAAGATTGGAATGTTATTTATCCTGGGTCATAAAGGATTCATCCATCCTTTACTTATTATCACAGAACATGGCTCTGCCAAGCATACCATCTGCAGGATGAAAGCAAAGTATATCATGTGCCTGTTGATATACAAACATGTTTACCCCTAAAGAGACAAGAGAACATTTCAATGTTTCTCTCTAATTTGAAATGCAATACATAGGCTTGTTCTTTTATTCTGGCAAGTATTTGTGTTGTTGATGGTAAGGTGGGCCAGGGAATCAATTGTTAGACCTCTGGCAATGGTTTTTCTGAGCGGGCGATCGTGTATCACACTGTGTTTTAACAGGTGAGAAGAACGTGAAATCATATCTGTGGATCTTTGGCTACACATGACTGAGGCAGAATCTATTTTTGCGATATGCAAATCCTAATTCTTTTGTACAAGGGCTTGAAATCCAAAATAGCTTCATACTCTCTAGTCTTGTTGatttgtatagtgtgtgtgtgtgtgtgtgtgtgtgtgtgtgtgtgtgtgtgtgtgtgtgtgtgtgtgtgtgtgtgtgtgtgtgtgtgtgtgtgtgtgtgtgtgtgtgtgtgtgtgtgtgtgtgtgtgtttcatgtgtctGTTGATATAAGATAAGCAGTGCTACGCTATCGGTAGCTTTGTATCTGGATCTTTTAGGATAGCTAAATGAGGGCCCAATGCAAGAAAGCAATATAATCGCCAATATTCAGAGGCAGCAAGAAACATGAGATgttaaagaaagaaataacaaataaaaaaaacatttatatggCATGCAAGTCCTTATTTTGTTCAATATTTGAATGTATACATATGCATATGCTGACATTGGTGTGCATACTTGTAGGTGCAAGTGAGCACCTTCACGGGTCAAACTTATATCCAATCGCGGTAGTGTGGATGCAGTGCTTGGTGTTTGCCTTTTCTGTCGCCACAGCAGAATGACCTGATACAAATCTGAAAGATTTATCACATTCCTGCATTTGCATTCAGGAAGAAATTGTTTGGTGAGGTAATGATCCATGATAAAAAGAGCCCAAAAGAAACAGGATAGAAAGAGCCCAAAAGAAACAGGATAAAAGACCCAATTAGAGGCTGGGAAAGACGAGGGGAAACAACCCACAGGAGATGAAAAGGtcccagaaagagagaggattaGACGGGAAAAAaagaggatgggaggagagTTGAGCCTTGGGAGAACACAAAAGGAAGAGACCGGACCACAGAGATAAGTGAGCACTTACGTCTGTGAGTGAGATGCGAGACAACGCATCAGGGATAAAGAAAGCATGATGGACTCAGGAGGCTTAGGGAGCCCACATGACCCACCTCTTATTACACAGGTGGACTGCATCATGCCGTTGCAttgtcttcacacacacacacctcatatcAATCCTCACTGTTTACTCTCATCCCTATTGAATCTGTCCTTATTTAATAAACCTGTTGTTCACTTCAGAGTAGGTACACTACAACTCAGGAATGTGCAGTCAGGTAGCCTAACGCCCTCTAGTGGGGACAGAGAGTAGCCTTAGTCTGGGAGTACAGTATGTAGGCGCTCGTACAGCTGGTCAGTGGCACTGCGTCATCATAGCTTTTTATAGGCTTTGATCCTGGAGTTTCCCTGCTGCCCACTGTTGTCTATCCCAGCCCTTTGCTCTCTTAGTCACGGCATATGTTGttctgctctgtctgtctgtctgtctgtctgtctgtctgtctgtctgtctgtctgtctgtctgtctgtctgtctgtctgtctgtctgtctgtctgtctgtctgtctgtctgtctgtctgtctctgtctctgtctctgtctctgtctctgtctctctgtctgtctctctgtctctctgtctctctgtctctgtctctgtgtgtctctttcttgctctccctGTAGAAAACATTCTGTGTGTTCAGCTCATTGGTCCTTATTGTTGATGTTTGGGGAGGCTAGATGTGGTTGAATTCACACTGACCCGGTTAACTGCACATTCGCGAAAGTTAGCATCTTTCTCCAACACAGAGAGTGGAAATCCGATCCAGGCGCTGAATTAATACTTGTTCCCCTGGCTTATTTCAGAGTTCAAACATTGTGCTGATGAACACTATTGACCGGGGGCTTTGTGTTGTCTCCTTTCTCTCAGAGGGAGCATGCGTTTGATGCAGACTTGGAGCCCCACCGATTCAGGACCCTGCCAGCCATGAGCCAGAGAGCAGCCAGCGACCTCCAGAACCTTGAGGTAAACACTCAACTCCTATTGGCTCTTGGCTTGAAGGACACTCTTATTGCTCCCTCCACCCCCGAGCCCACACACACTAAGCAATAGTAGGCCTACGTGTGTTTATATGGTGTAGATAAGTGAATGTATGGATGTGCCAGTCAATCCAATAATATGATGACACTCTCACAGACTCAAACACATGCATTCAAAATATCTAAGTCTCTGTTCTCGCTCCTCTCCAGTTGAAGCCCACTCTGTCCAAGCTGCATGCTGACCTGAAGCTGTTTGAGCACCACTTTGAGTGGTTGAACCGAGTGTCCAAGAAGCACCAACATCCGTCACTGCCCAAATTGGCAGAGATCATCAGAGAGATGAAAAACTTGATGAACCTCCTCAACCGTCAGGTGATTGTTGATCCCTCAAAAAAAAACCTGTATATGATATTAGTGTATCGGCGTCCCCTAGAGTCTGAAATGCTCCATCCTGTAGTTACGTTGTGAACTAACGGGTCCCTGTGTTGTCTCTCCTGTAGATCGTGACTGCGGGCGCCTCAAGGCTACCCCACgtggctccctctctcccaaccAGCCTCCCGTACCAGTTTGATGTTCTACAGTCATCCCATGAGCTCCTCCAGCAGTTTAAACTGTTCTGTGATTGGGCATACCGGGCATTCATCAGCCTTAAACCCAAGGCTTCTGCTGCACCTTAAGGTTCGCTGGACTACTTTTATGGTTTCAGAACCATCATGGATGCTTGGATCCCACACATCAGGCAAAGGGCTATCGAGATCATGTCAATGGGCACTGTAGCCACTAGCAACCATGAGAAGTCCAAACTTCAAGACAGAAAATTTATATTGGGGAACGAGTCATTCCACCAGAGCCTAAATGGATGCCCCATACGACACAGAGATGAGGCTTTCAAAGATTTGCCTTAAGGGGAACTGCCAATTGTTTTTAGATGAAATGTTCAAGTTTTCAAATAATATTTCTTGAATGCATTGTTCATGAccacattatttatgtatttatttatttattgttaaattatttaatattatttattaaattttGTACTGATTTGCTCTTAACTTTATGTCTTTATAAACATGGTCTATATCTCTAGATTTTTAATCCTTTATCGCGATCTAATCGAACCCTTAAAAAGCATTACCAGCACCCACAGAAGCATTTCCTTAACATAGCCTCACTGCAACCCTTAGTAGTAGAAAACATTTAGAATAGTCAAGTATTTTCGGTCTCTCTTCCTTCTACTATCTATCAAAGTGCTACACActtttcaaataaacatttcaagGGTTAATATATTTGCACCTTATTCATGGTGGTGTTAAATGATGGCTTCAGAAATCACATTTATCTAGGATGGCACTCAGAAATCAGAGGAGTTATTTTGTACCGTGGGTTGaaatatgtgtttacagtggctGTTCCTCCGAATCTGAGTGAGGAGGAGCATATCTAACATTGTGGTCAAGTGAATGTGCCCTTTTGTTGAGCACTGATGGATCTGATTAGAAACTTTGCACAAACTTGTTAGCATGAGCCTATTGGATGAATGGGATGATTTTGAAACTGTGCCTTAGGGTGGAGAATGAATAcgtaattattttgttttatttttataactgACACCACCACATACAACTTGCACCCAAAGCCTTAAAATACCATGTATTGTGATACCCTGGTTCTGCAGTTGTACACAAATGTACAAGAATGTCAATTGTTGCATACAATGTTGTTTATTattaattgtatattatattgttttatataaCATAATTTAGAATACCGTTAATAATATACCTATCATTTTGTCCATTTTAATATTATTCTATTTTAGTATTTGTTACCGTGTTGCCTATTTATTTAAGTTACTTTAGTGGAACTATTTATTTTTGCGCTGAACAGGAGCGAGTCTCCTCTGTTTTTGTActtttatactatttttaatCTTATTTACAATTGTACAATCATGTTTAAATTATTGCTGTAACACAATTATGACTTCAACATACTGATTGGCCTCAATGTGAAATATTCAaatcaagcaaaataaaataaaataaaaaatgagcACAAGAGAGTATGTGTTGAATTCAATTGAATAACATTACATGGATGATTTCTACCTGATTAGAAACTCGTTCAACAAAGGAGTTCAGGTCAGATTGCAAAATAATACTACATTACCCATAAAGCCCTTCTACAAGTTGAAAA
Protein-coding regions in this window:
- the il11a gene encoding interleukin-11, yielding MKLLLDSSSSLLFSLLLAQLPVFSSASPVQQRKLQPQDLDRLSNQTKNLLKLTQDLLREHAFDADLEPHRFRTLPAMSQRAASDLQNLELKPTLSKLHADLKLFEHHFEWLNRVSKKHQHPSLPKLAEIIREMKNLMNLLNRQIVTAGASRLPHVAPSLPTSLPYQFDVLQSSHELLQQFKLFCDWAYRAFISLKPKASAAP